In Mycobacterium sp. ITM-2016-00317, the genomic window CGCGAGATCAGCGAACCCCGGGTCAAGACGGCCATGCGCACAGTGTCGGGGCAGTGTCGCGCAAAGACAAGTCACGCGAAGTACGGCTGTGCTGGGCGGCCGACTGGCCGGGCGCGAGCCGCAGGCCGGCGGCGAGGTTGACCGCGATCAGATGTGTCAGCCGCAAAGTGCTGGCGCAGGATCGCGGCCTACGCGGTTAACGGCCTTGCAACGAGGGGTGACGGCCTGTGCGCCGCAGGGGGACCCGGGCGGTGCATCGGTGCGCTCGCCTTCTCGGAGAAGTTCGGTGGCGGAGTCCCACAGGTGGCTGTTCGAGTCGGTGCGTTGACAGATCGTAAGGCAAACGTGGGTGAACAGATGACAAATTGCCATCTCGCGCTGCGCCCGTCACGAGAACACACTTCAGGGGCGTGTGCACGGTCGAATGTCCGTCGCTCAGAAAACCTTTGGCGCACGTTCCAGTGCCTTCAACCCTTCAAGGAGTTAATGTGCCGCGATCGTCACCGAGCAAATGGGCAATACTCGCCATTGCCTACCTGGTGCTGCTGGCAGCGTACGTTCCGTTCCTCGGATGGACGCCCAAGCTCACCAGCGTCATGGAAGACCTGTCGTTGAATTACACGCAGGCAGGCGCCCTCTCCTCGGTGGCGGGACTTGCTGCCGGAATCGCCCTGCTCTCCGGTGGCGTGATCACGTCGAAGTGGGGGCCCAAGAACGTCCTCCTGTGGGGCCTGGCCGGTGGGGTGATCGGTCTACTGCTGTTCGCGTACGCGGACAGTTACACGGTCGCCATGATTGCTCGTGTCATCAGCGGCGCCGCAGCCGGATTCCTTTTCGTCGGAACGTACACCGTCGCGGTCAACTGGTTTCAGCAGTCCAAAGAGACCGGTAGGGCACTCGGCATCATGGCAACCGGTGATGGAACAGGGCTGTTGTTCGCGCTGTACATCTTCGCGTCGGTGCTGACCCTGTTGGGTTGGCGTATCGGACTTGTGGCCGGCGCAATCGGTCTCGTCGTGGTGTTTGTGGTCGTTCTCTTCGTCGTCCCAGGGGGCGTGCGGTCGGAAGCCGGCGTGCAGGCCGAAGAGGCTGTGTCGACCGGGACGTCCCCGCGTCCAGGGCTGTTTGCCTCGGTTATGCGCCGCGGCGTGATAATCGCGGCAATTTTCGCCATCGGAACCACGGGCCTGTTCACTCTCCTCGCGGCCTGGATGCCTGCCGTCCTGGTGGAGGGCGCCGGCTGGTCGGAGTCAACCGCGGGTCTGGTTGCATCCTCGTTCGCCGTAGTCGGTATCAGCACCGCGCTACTGGGAGGCTTCGTCTCCGACCGTATTGGTCGCAAACCGGTGTTGGTCGCGGGCGGGTTCGCAGGCAGCCTGGGAGTGGCAGGTACTGCCGTAGCTCTGGTCGCCGGGAACTACTCGATGGTCGCAGTCTGCATTCCGATCATCGGCCTGGGCATCTATCTGGCTTTCCCGGTGGCCGTGGCGCTCGCCGTCGAGTCCACCGAGCCGGAGTACGTCGGCGCCGCCAACGGGCTGGTGTTGGGTTCCGGATACATCGTGGGTGGCTTCATCTACCCGCTCGCGCTGGGCAGTATCAAGGACGCCACCGGCGACTACACCGTCGGGTTCTACTCGCTCACTGTCGCGACATTCATCCTTTGCGCAGTAGCACCCTTGTTCAGCACGAAGAAGGGACAGCCAGAGCAGCCGGCTGCGGGCGACCTGCGCAGCACGGATCGACACGATCTCGAGCCACAGCCGTAACACTCGTGCGCCGGACCGAACCGAAAGCGCGGAACCCACAGCGGTTTCCACTCTGAAAAGACAGGTGCATCATGCAGAAGTTCGAGCTCAACTGGACGCCCTTCGAGCCCGTCGCGCCGGAACGGGTGACGGGGGGACATCCCACTACGCGACTGGCCGAAGGCGTAGCCGGTGACACCCTGAAATCCGGGTTCTGGGAGGTGACACCGGGCCGATTCACCACGGCTCCCAAGGGTTTCGACGAGGTGATTCACATCGTCAGCGGCAAGGGGGTATTGCGGTCCGAGGATGGTAGTTCGGTCGACCTGTCGCCGGGAGTTTCGTTCCTGATGGAGGACGGCTTCGTCGGTGAATGGGAGATCGTTGAGCCGCTTCGGAAGTTCTATGCGAAGGTGCCGACCGCCGACGTCGACTAGAGGGACCGACCACCGACGTCGGCGACGGCGTGGTGAGATGACAACACGAAGACCTCCGGGTGAAGTGCGAGCTGATCAGGAACGCACACTGACTTCACTCGGAGGTCTTCGCTGTCCCACTCGTATGCTCACCTGTCCGAAACTGGTTGCGTAGCTGGTTGAACAACGCGCAGCACCGCTGTGGTGCCGACGAGTGGGGAGGGCCGACCGAGCCGGTGGCATCCCTGCCGGCGCCCTGACCATGGATGATGTCAGACTGCTACTTGCCGGCCCGGATCGCCTCGAACACGCTGGGGTCGACCAGCGTGGAGGTGTCGCCGAGCTCGCGGCCCTCGGCGACGTCGCGGAGCAGCCGGCGCATGATCTTGCCGCTGCGGGTCTTCGGCAGTTCGGGCACGACGTGGATCTCGCGCGGTTTGGCGATCGGGGAGATCTCGCGGGCCACCTCGGCGCGCAGCTCGTCGATCATGTCCTTCTCGCCGCCGTGGGCGCTGGACTTGAGGATCACGAACGCGCAGATGGCCTGGCCGGTGTGCTCGTCGGTGGCGCCGACCACGGCGGCCTCGGCCACCCCGGAATGGCCGACCAGGGCCGATTCGACCTCGGCGGTGGAGATCCGGTGCCCGGAGATGTTCATGACGTCGTCGATGCGGCCCAGCACCCAGATCTCGCCGTCGCTGCCGTACCGTGCGCCGTCGCCGGCGAAGTACCAGCCCTGCTTGGCGAACCGGGCCCAGTAGGTCTCCGTGAACCGCTCGGGGTCGTTCCAGATGCCGCGCAGCATCGCCGGCCACGGCTGGTCGAGGACCAGGTAGCCGGTGGTGTGCTCCCCGTGATCGGGCGACGGTTCGAGCTCGTTGCCGTCGTCGTCGACGATCTTGGCCGAGATGCCCGGCAGCGCGCGCATCGCCGAACCGGGCTTGCACACGGTGACCCCGGGCAGTGGGGAGATCATGATCGCGCCGGTCTCGGTCTGCCACCAGGTGTCCACGATCGGGATCTTGTCGGCGCCGAACACCTTGCGGTACCAGCGCCACGCCTCGGGGTTGATCGGCTCGCCCACGCTGCCGAGCAGCCGCAGGCTCGACAGGTCGTGCTCGGCGGCGATTTGGCGGCCCCACTTCATGAACGTGCGCACCAGCGTCGGCGCGGTGTAATAGATGGTGACGCCGTACTTTTCGATGGTCTGGTAGTGGCGGTGCTCGTCGGGCGAGGCCGGGGTGCCCTCGTAGACGACCTGGGTGGCGCCGTTGGCCAGCGGCCCGTACACGATGTAGGTGTGGCCGGTCACCCAGCCGATGTCGGCGGTGCACCAGTACACGTCGGTCTCGGGTTTGAGGTCGAAGACGTAGTAGTGGGTGTAGGCGGCCTGGGTCAGGTAGCCGCCCGAGGTGTGCATGATGCCCTTGGGCTTGCCGGTGGTGCCGGAGGTGTAGAGCAGGAACAGCGGATGCTCGGAGTCGAACGCCTCGGGGGTGTGCTCGGTGGAGGCCTGGGGGACGACCTCGTCCCACCACAGGTCGCGCCCCTCGGTCCACGGGGTGTCGATACCGGTGCGGCGCACCACGACCACGTGGTCGACCGGGCTGTCGTCACCCAGACCGTCGATGGCCTCGTCGACCCCGGTTTTGAGCGAGACCGCGGACCCGCGGCGGAACTGCCCGTCGGTGGTGATGACGAGCTTGGCCTGCGCGTCGTCGATGCGCGCCTTGAGCGCACTCGCGGAGAACCCGGCGAACACGACCGAGTGCATGGCGCCCAGCCGGGCACACGCCAGCATCGCCACGATGGCCTCGGGCACCATCGGCATGTAGATGGCCACCCGGTCGCCGGCCTTGAGGCCGAGCTCGGTGAACGCGTTGGCCGCCTGGCTCACCTCGTCCTTGAGCTGGGCGTAGGTGATGTCGCGGGCGTCCCCGACGGGTTCGCCCTCCCAGTGGATGGCCACCCGGTCGCCGTTGCCGGCCTCGACGTGCCGGTCCACGCAGTTGTAGGCCACGTTGAGCCGCCCGCCGACGAACCACTTCGCGAACGGCGCGCCCGACCAGTCCAGCACCTCGTCGAAGGGCGTGTCCCAGGACAGCCGGTTGGCCTGCTCGGCCCAGAAGGCCAGGCGGTCGGCGTCGGCCTCGTCATACAACGCCGCGGTGGCCTTGGCGTTGGCCGCGAAGTCAGCCGGCGGGGGATAGGCGTGCTGAATGCCTGCCGCTGCCACGGGGTTGTCGTTGGGCACCGATCTACCTCGCTCTGGACTGGTCGTGGAATGGGTGGCGTGCGTCACGTGGTGGCCGCCGGTGCGGCACGAGTATGCCGCACCGGGGGCCGGGTCACGCGGGCGGGACCAGGTACTTTACGTACTGTCGACGGCAGAGTTGCGCGTACTTGACACTTCGCATGTGTGCGTGTGAACGAAGATCTAGCACTGTGTGACCACACGGCAGTGTCGCCGCTAGGTCGGGTCGATCGGACACACCGCCCGGCCCCGGGGAGTCTGGCGCCGCCGAGGAATCGAGCTGGATGCGTTCGCCTCGGAGACCGCCCCGATGGGGGCGGAATCAGGGACAAGAGCTGCGTTGCGCCGACACAACAGAGTTTCCAGAGGAAGGTGATCACGGTGATGGATCCGCGGCACGCGATCTTGTTCGAACCCATTAAAATTGGCCCGAAGGTTCTGCCGAACCGCTTCTATCAGGTCCCGCATTGCACGAGTTTTGGCGTCGTCCGGCCGCGTGCGCAGGCCGCCTTCCGCGGAATGAAGGCCGAGGGCGGATGGGGCGCCGTATGCACCGAAGAATGCTCGATCCACCCAGAGGCCGATCAGATGCCGATGGTGCTGGCTCGTCTGTGGGACGACGATGATGCGGCCAACCTGTCGCTCATGAGCGATGCTGTGCGTGAGCAGGGCGCCCTCGCGGGCATCGAACTCTGGTACGGCGGCATCCACGGGCTGAGCATGGAGTCCAGGGCGGTGCAGCGGGCGCCGTCGCAGATCGCCAGCGACCTGGTGCCGATGTCGCCCTGCCGTGAGATGGACCTCGCCGACATCAAGGCGGTACAGGGGTTCTACGTGGACGCGGCGTTGCGCGCCCGCGATGCCGGCTTCGACATCATCTGCATCTACGGCGGCCACGAAGGCCTGCTGGAGCAGTTCCTGTCACCGCACTACAACAAGCGCACCGACGGGTACGGCGGTTCGCTGGCCAATCGCACCCGGATGTGGCGGGAAGTCGTCGAGAAGATCTCGGCCGCTGTGGGATCGGATTGCGCGGTGTCCGTGCGGTTGTCGGCCGATACCATGCGCGGTGAAGAGGGCGTGCTCCTCGAACGCGACGTCCTGCCGTTCGTCGGGATGTGTGACGGCGTGGTCGACCTGTGGGACGTGCACATCGGCGGCAGCGACTGGGGAGACGACGCAACGCCGTCACGATTCTTCAAGAGTGCGCGTGCGATGGACTGGGTGAAATCGGTCAAGCAAGCGACGCGCAAACCGGTTGTCGCCGTTGGTCGTTTCACCGATCCCAACGAGATGGCCCGGGTCATCAACGAAGGCGTGCTCGACATCATCGGGGCCGCCCGGCCGTCGATCGCCGATCCGTTCCTGCCCGCGAAGATCAGGGAAGGCCGGCTCGAAGACATCCGCGAGTGCATCGGCTGCAACATCTGTGTCTCGCGGTTCGAGCACGGTGGCCCGCCGATCGTGTGCACCCAGAACGCGACGTCCGGGGAGGAGTACCGCCGCGGGTGGCATCCGGAGCGATTCTCCAAGGCCGCCAACGCCGACAACGACGTGCTGATCGTCGGGGCCGGCCCCGCGGGCATGGAATGTGCGCGCGTGCTCGGTGAGCGTGGCATGCGCAACGTGCATCTGGTCGAGGCCGATGCCGAACTCGGTGGGTACCTGAAGTGGATGGCCGACCTGCCGGGGCTGCGCGAATGGAGCCGGGTCATCGACTACCGGCTGACCCAGTTCGACAAACTCGACAACGTCACGGTGATCCCGAACACCAGGATGACCGCACAGGATGTCGTCGACTACGGCGCCGGCCTGGTCGTCATCGCCTCCGGGGCCCATTGGTCTGACTGCGGGCTCGGACCCGTTACGCGCAACGGGATCCCGGGCGCGGACGCCGGGCTGCCCTACGTTCTCACCCCCGAACAGATCATGGTGGAGAACAAGCCGGTGCCCGGTGAGCGCGTCGTGATCATCGAAGCCGAGGGCTACCACGTCGGTGCGGCGCTGGCGGACCGGCTCTCGGCCGAGGGTAAGTCGGTGACGGTGCTGACGCACTTCGGGGAGGTCGCGCCCTATACCGACTACACGCTGGAAGCGACCCATTTCCGCAAGAAGCTGCACGCCCAGGGAGTCACCGTGGCGGCGTCCATGATCCCCACCAGGGTCACCCCAGAGGGCGTGTGGGCGCACTACGCCTACGCCGACGCCGACGATGCGAAGCTCATCGAGGCGGACGCGGTCGTCCTGGTGACGCAACGGGTGTCGGACACGACTCTGTATCGCGGTGTCGTCGACGGCTTCGGGTCGGACAAGCTTGCTGCAGAAGGCATCACCGGCGTGTACCGGATCGGGGACTGCGTGGCACCGCGGATCGTCGCGGAGTCGGTCTTCGATGGGCACCGGTTGGCACGCGAAATCGATTCCGCGGACCCGTCGATGCCGCTGCCCTACTTGCGGGAACGTCCCATCGCCAGGGAACTGCCGATCCTGAGCCTGCAGCGAGGTTGACGAAACGCCTCGGTCGACGCCACAAAAGCTGACACGCAGGGGCTGTCCGGATCTGGTTACACGGGGTGAGATTGGTTGCGCAACAAGCACAGCGGAGCCAGCCACGATGCGCCCGCAATCAACATCGAGAGGTAATGCCACATGGATCCGAACGCCTTGGGTGAGCAGCAGTACGACGAGACGCGTGAGGTCGACGCAGTCGTCATCGGCGCAGGCATGGGCGGGCTGTATGCCGTCCGCCGGCTTGCCGCCGACGGGTTGAGTGTTGTCGGTTTCGACAGCGCCACCGACGTCGGGGGCGTTTGGTTGCACAACGGCTATCCGGGGGCACGGGTCGACATCGAGGCGTACTACTACTGCTTCTTCGACCCGGAGATCTACGGGCAGTGGCAGTGGTCGCAGCGGTTCCCGCCGCAGTCGGAGCTGTTGGCTTATCTGCGGCACTATGCAGAGCACTACGGATTGCGGCGGTACTTCCACTTCTCCACCCGGGTCGACGAGCTGCACTGGCAGCCCGAGGTCAAGCGCTGGCGGGTGCGCACAGATACCGGTGCCACCGTGTACGCGCGGCACGTGGTGCTGGCCACGGGTCAGCTGTCGAAGGGGCGTCAGTTGCCCTTCGACGGTGTCGAGGACTTCGCCGGTCAGTGGCTGGAGACGTCGCAGTGGCCCACCGAGCCGGTGGACCTGGCGGGCAAACGGGTCGCCGTGATCGGGACGGGATCTTCGGGTGCGCAGGTGATCTCGACGATCGCCGAACAGGTCGAGACCCTGCACGTGTTCCAGCGCACCCCGAACTATGTGGTGCCGTCCCAGAACGCTCCGATGGATCAGGACCGTTACCGGCAGTACAGCCAGAATCTCGGCGAGCTGTGGGATCAGGTGATGCGAACGGGGGTGGCCTACCTGGCGCCTACGAGCGATGTCCCGGCCTCGTCGATGGATGCCGAACAGCAGCGTCAGCGGCTGGAAGACCAGTGGAAGTTCGGTGGCCTGGCGATGACCTTCACGTTTCCCGACCAGAGGACCGATTGGAAGACCGCAGAGTTGGTGTCCGACTTCGTCCGCGCAAAGATCCGCGACGCCGTCAAGGATCCTGCGTTGGCTGATGTCCTTGAACCGCGCGACTACCCGATCGGCACGCGGCGGCTGGTGGTGTGCAACGGCTATTACGAAGCGTTCAACCGGGACAACGTCAACCTCGTCAACCTGCGGAAAGAGTCGATCACGCGGATCACGCCGCAGGGCATACAGACCGATAATGGGTTCTACGAAGTCGATGTGATCATCTCGGCGCTCGGATTCGATGCCTTCAGCGGTGCGATGGACGCGATCGACATCCGTAATGCCGACGGTCGGGGACCGACCGAGGACTGGGCTCGGGGTCCGCAGGCACACCTCGGTCTGATGGTGCACGGATTCCCGAACATGTACGTGCTCACCGGCCCGGGCTCTCCGTCGGTGTTGGTGAACTTCAACGTGCACAATGTGTTTCACGTCGACTACGTGGCGGATCTGATCTCTTATATGAGCAGCCACGGCTACGATGCGGTGCAACCGACCGCCGAGGCACAGCAACGCTGGCATATCGAGACCCAGCGTGTCGCGGACGGACTGCTGCGCAAAGAGGTGAAGAACTACATGGTTCACGTCAACGACGACGGGTCCCGTGTCTTCATTCCCTATGCGGGCGGGTGGTCGACGTACGTCGATACGGTCACTCGCATCGCCGGCGAGGGCTACCCGGGCTTCGCGTTCTCGGAGCTCGGAACGTCGACGTATCGTGCCGTAGAACATGAGGACACCGTCGTCCCCCTCTGAGCGGCAACTGTCGATCCACAATGCCCGCCGGCGTCCGGACGCCGGCGGGCATTCCGCTGTCCAGGGGGATTGATCAGCCCGTGTCGACGACATGTCGATGTGGACACTGTGTCGACCCCCGAGTCGGCATTGCCGACGTTTCGCCCTTCGACGCCGCGACGCGGGTCGACCAGACTGGGGCTATGAGTTCGCCACTGATAGATGCCACTCTGGCCTCCTCCCGCACCCCGAACGCTGCGGATCTCATGGCCGCGGATTCGCGGCACGTCATCCACGGCTTCAGTCCGTTCGGTGACCGGACGCCCGGCCCCGTTTTCGCGTCCGGACGCGGGATCACGCTGACCGATGTGGACGGTCAGGACTGGATCGACGCCTGCGCCGGCCAGGCCAACGTCAGCCTGGGATACGGCCGCACCGACCTGGCCGACGTGGTCGCCGACGCGCTGCGCGAGTTGACCTTCGGCACGCACTTCTACCAGCGGCGCAGCCATGTCGGCGCCGCTCGGCTGGCCGAACGGCTGGCCGAGGTGACCCCGGCCGGACTCGATCAGTTCGTGTTCATGCTCGGTGGCTCCGACGCGGTGGACACCGCGATCAAGATCGCGCGGTTCGCGAACATCGCCGCGGGCCTGCCCGAGAAGATCCACATCATCGGCCGGTGGAACAGCTACCACGGCGTCACCTATGGCGGGGCCAGCCTCACCGGCGATCCGGCCATGTGGCGCAATATCGGGCCCCGGCTGGAAGGTTTCTCCCACATCGATCAGCCGGAGGCCGACTCCGTGGGCGCCGCGCGCCTGCTGGAGGACGAGATCCTGCGCATCGGTGCGGACAAGGTCGCTGCTTTCATGGCCGAGCCGATCTCGACTCCGAACGGGATCGTCGTGCCGCCGGATGACTACTGGCCTCAGATCCGCGAGATCTGTGATCGCTACGACATTCTGCTGATCAGTGACGAGGTGCTGACCGGATTCGGTCGCACCGGAAGAATGTTCGCGGTGGAGAACTGGGATCTGCGCCCCGACATCCTGACCATGTCCAAGGCGATCACCGCCGGATTCTTCCCGCTGGCGGTCGTGGCGATCAGTGCAGAACTGCGGGACCGCTTGTCGGCCAGCGACGACGCCTTCGTCCACGGCGTGACCGCCGGTGGCCACCCCGCCGCCTGCGCCGCCGCGCTGGCCACCCTGGACATCTACGAACGCGAGAATGTCCTGGCTCACTGCATCACGGCCGGGCAGTACCTCTCGACGCGGCTGCATGCCCTCGCTGATGCTTACCCTGTACTCGACAAGAGCAGCGTCCGGGGTATCGGGATGATGCACGCAGTCGACCTCGACGCCGACACCGTCGATCCGGGCTATGGCGCGGCCCTGCACGCCGAGTTCATCAGGCAGCGGGTCTTCGTGCGGACCTACCGCAACAACCAGACCATCGGGTTGCTGCCGTCGTTGACGCTGAGCACCGAGGATGTCGACGCCATCACCGGGCGCATGGCGGCCGCGCTGGACGTCACCCGACCGTAGACCGGTAGGGCCGACCGACCTCCCCGACTGAGCACGTTTCATACGGCAAACGGAAAGAAAGAACATGACGGAAACCACCAAAAGCTCACTCATCGAACGCGTTCCGAGCCTGGAGCGCCTGACGCGGCCATTCATCGACGGCGACTACGTCGACGCCCGCTCGTCCGGCACGTTCGAGAACATCAGCCCCGTCAACGGCGACCGGCTGCCCGATGTGGCCTCGGGTGATGCCGCTGATATCGATGCTGCGGTGGCTTCGGCCCGCAAGAGCTTCGAACTGGGCGACTGGCGGCGGCGCACGCCGCGCGAGCGCAAGCTCGTGCTGCAACGGTTCGGCCGTATCCTCCGCGACAACACCGAGGAACTCGCCGCGCTGCTGGCTGTCGAGATGGGCAAGCCGATCAAGGACGGCCGGTGGGAGACCGACTTCAGCGCCACCGTCCTGGAGTGGTTCGGTGAGGCTGTCGACCATCTGTACGACGAGGTCGCGCCCATCGGTGAGGTCGGTCACGCCACGATCACCAGGGTCCCCGTGGGTGTCGCCGGCGCCATCATTCCGTGGAACTACCCATTGCTGATGGCTGCGGTGAAGATCGCACCGGCGCTGGCTTCGGGCAACTCCGTGGTCCTCAAGCCCGCCGAGCAGACGCCGGCGATCGCGTTGCGGGTGGCAGAACTGGCGCTGGAGGCGGGCGTGCCCGCGGGTGTGCTCAATGTCGTTCCCGGACTGGGCCACACGGCAGGAAAGGCCCTCGCCGAACATCTGGATGTCGACGCGATCGGCTTCACCGGATCGACCAGCGTGGGCCGCTTGGTCATGAAGGCGGCCGCCGAGTCCAATCTGAAGAAGGTCTCGCTTGAGCTCGGCGGCAAGTCGCCGGCGCTGGTCCTCGCCGACGCCGCCGACATGCTCGACCTGGTTGCCGCGAAAACCGCGGAGTCCATTTTCGGGAACGCCGGGCAGATGTGTGACTCCAGTTCGCGGCTGATCATCCACGAATCTCTCGTCGACGAGGTTGTCGATCGTTTGGGTGCGGTGGCAGCCGACTGGCAGCCCGGCGACCCCTTCGACGATGCCACCACCATGGGTGCCATCATCGAGGCCCGGCAGCTGGAGCGGATCATGGGCTTCATCGCCGGCGCTGAGCCCGGTGGCGCGTCAATCGCCCACGGTGGCAAGCAAGTTCGCCAGGAGACCGGCGGGTTCTATGTGGAGCCGACGGTCATCCGGGGAGTCACCAACGACATGGCGATTGCACGGGACGAGATCTTCGGGCCGGTGCTCTCGGTCATCACCTTCTCCGATGACGAAGAGGGTCTGCGGATCGCCAACGACACTTCTTACGGGCTGGCCGCGAAGATGTGGACCGGCGACTTGAAGAAGGCCCACCGGATCTCCCGGGAGCTGCGCGCGGGCGCGGTGTTGGTCAACGGTGATGAACTCTTCGACGTCACGTTGCCGCACGGGGGCTTCAAGATGTCCGGTATCGGCCGCGACTACTCGCATCACGCCTTCGACAACTGGACCCAGCTGAAGTCGACCTACATCAACCTGTTGTGAGAATCTGAATCGTCTGCCGCCGTGGGTATCTGCCCGCGGCGGCAGACGTCGTTCCGGGGTCCGGTGTCAGATCTGACCGGTGGGGATGTGGCTGAGCACCCGCAGCGCGAGGTGCAATCCCAGTCGGACGTCCGAGTCGTCCAGATCGACGCCGAGCAGCGACTGGATCCGCTCCACGCGGTTGTAGAGCGACTGCCGCTCCAGGTGCAGCGCCCGCGCGGTCTCGGCCTTCTGGCCGTGCTGCTCCAGCAGCACCTGCAGGGTCTTGACCAGTTGAGTGCGTCGCTGCGCGTCGTAGGCGACCAGACGTTCCAGTCGCAGCCGGGCGAAACGTTCCAGGTCGGGGTTGTCGCGCAGACTCCAGATCAGACGATCCAGATCGAGGTCGGTGGCGTCGTGCCACGCGCGCGGCGGGCTGTGCAACGCGCCGTCCAGCGCCTCCACCGCCACGGCCAGCCCCTCGATTGCGGCCTGCCAGGTGTGCACCGCGGGACCGACCGACAGTACCGCCGAATGCGGCTCGCCGAGGTGGCGCTTGGCGGCGTCCTGGATGACCTGGGCGACTCTGTCGGCGATGCGGCCGCGGTTGCCGACATCTTCGACACCGATCATCATCAGCGTCGGGTTGGCCGTGGAGGCTTCATCGATCAGTGCGGGTATGCCGATGCCCTCCAGCTCGGCTTTGACGTCGCGCCAGACCTGGCGCCACTGATGGTCCTCGGACGCGATGGTTGCGGCCCGATGATGGCGCGCGGGCCGGACTGCGAGGGAGATGAGCACCGGGGACGTGAAGCCGAGGGCGACCGCAC contains:
- a CDS encoding FAD-dependent oxidoreductase; translation: MDPRHAILFEPIKIGPKVLPNRFYQVPHCTSFGVVRPRAQAAFRGMKAEGGWGAVCTEECSIHPEADQMPMVLARLWDDDDAANLSLMSDAVREQGALAGIELWYGGIHGLSMESRAVQRAPSQIASDLVPMSPCREMDLADIKAVQGFYVDAALRARDAGFDIICIYGGHEGLLEQFLSPHYNKRTDGYGGSLANRTRMWREVVEKISAAVGSDCAVSVRLSADTMRGEEGVLLERDVLPFVGMCDGVVDLWDVHIGGSDWGDDATPSRFFKSARAMDWVKSVKQATRKPVVAVGRFTDPNEMARVINEGVLDIIGAARPSIADPFLPAKIREGRLEDIRECIGCNICVSRFEHGGPPIVCTQNATSGEEYRRGWHPERFSKAANADNDVLIVGAGPAGMECARVLGERGMRNVHLVEADAELGGYLKWMADLPGLREWSRVIDYRLTQFDKLDNVTVIPNTRMTAQDVVDYGAGLVVIASGAHWSDCGLGPVTRNGIPGADAGLPYVLTPEQIMVENKPVPGERVVIIEAEGYHVGAALADRLSAEGKSVTVLTHFGEVAPYTDYTLEATHFRKKLHAQGVTVAASMIPTRVTPEGVWAHYAYADADDAKLIEADAVVLVTQRVSDTTLYRGVVDGFGSDKLAAEGITGVYRIGDCVAPRIVAESVFDGHRLAREIDSADPSMPLPYLRERPIARELPILSLQRG
- a CDS encoding NAD(P)/FAD-dependent oxidoreductase translates to MDPNALGEQQYDETREVDAVVIGAGMGGLYAVRRLAADGLSVVGFDSATDVGGVWLHNGYPGARVDIEAYYYCFFDPEIYGQWQWSQRFPPQSELLAYLRHYAEHYGLRRYFHFSTRVDELHWQPEVKRWRVRTDTGATVYARHVVLATGQLSKGRQLPFDGVEDFAGQWLETSQWPTEPVDLAGKRVAVIGTGSSGAQVISTIAEQVETLHVFQRTPNYVVPSQNAPMDQDRYRQYSQNLGELWDQVMRTGVAYLAPTSDVPASSMDAEQQRQRLEDQWKFGGLAMTFTFPDQRTDWKTAELVSDFVRAKIRDAVKDPALADVLEPRDYPIGTRRLVVCNGYYEAFNRDNVNLVNLRKESITRITPQGIQTDNGFYEVDVIISALGFDAFSGAMDAIDIRNADGRGPTEDWARGPQAHLGLMVHGFPNMYVLTGPGSPSVLVNFNVHNVFHVDYVADLISYMSSHGYDAVQPTAEAQQRWHIETQRVADGLLRKEVKNYMVHVNDDGSRVFIPYAGGWSTYVDTVTRIAGEGYPGFAFSELGTSTYRAVEHEDTVVPL
- a CDS encoding cupin domain-containing protein, translated to MQKFELNWTPFEPVAPERVTGGHPTTRLAEGVAGDTLKSGFWEVTPGRFTTAPKGFDEVIHIVSGKGVLRSEDGSSVDLSPGVSFLMEDGFVGEWEIVEPLRKFYAKVPTADVD
- the acs gene encoding acetate--CoA ligase, with amino-acid sequence MPNDNPVAAAGIQHAYPPPADFAANAKATAALYDEADADRLAFWAEQANRLSWDTPFDEVLDWSGAPFAKWFVGGRLNVAYNCVDRHVEAGNGDRVAIHWEGEPVGDARDITYAQLKDEVSQAANAFTELGLKAGDRVAIYMPMVPEAIVAMLACARLGAMHSVVFAGFSASALKARIDDAQAKLVITTDGQFRRGSAVSLKTGVDEAIDGLGDDSPVDHVVVVRRTGIDTPWTEGRDLWWDEVVPQASTEHTPEAFDSEHPLFLLYTSGTTGKPKGIMHTSGGYLTQAAYTHYYVFDLKPETDVYWCTADIGWVTGHTYIVYGPLANGATQVVYEGTPASPDEHRHYQTIEKYGVTIYYTAPTLVRTFMKWGRQIAAEHDLSSLRLLGSVGEPINPEAWRWYRKVFGADKIPIVDTWWQTETGAIMISPLPGVTVCKPGSAMRALPGISAKIVDDDGNELEPSPDHGEHTTGYLVLDQPWPAMLRGIWNDPERFTETYWARFAKQGWYFAGDGARYGSDGEIWVLGRIDDVMNISGHRISTAEVESALVGHSGVAEAAVVGATDEHTGQAICAFVILKSSAHGGEKDMIDELRAEVAREISPIAKPREIHVVPELPKTRSGKIMRRLLRDVAEGRELGDTSTLVDPSVFEAIRAGK
- a CDS encoding MFS transporter encodes the protein MPRSSPSKWAILAIAYLVLLAAYVPFLGWTPKLTSVMEDLSLNYTQAGALSSVAGLAAGIALLSGGVITSKWGPKNVLLWGLAGGVIGLLLFAYADSYTVAMIARVISGAAAGFLFVGTYTVAVNWFQQSKETGRALGIMATGDGTGLLFALYIFASVLTLLGWRIGLVAGAIGLVVVFVVVLFVVPGGVRSEAGVQAEEAVSTGTSPRPGLFASVMRRGVIIAAIFAIGTTGLFTLLAAWMPAVLVEGAGWSESTAGLVASSFAVVGISTALLGGFVSDRIGRKPVLVAGGFAGSLGVAGTAVALVAGNYSMVAVCIPIIGLGIYLAFPVAVALAVESTEPEYVGAANGLVLGSGYIVGGFIYPLALGSIKDATGDYTVGFYSLTVATFILCAVAPLFSTKKGQPEQPAAGDLRSTDRHDLEPQP
- a CDS encoding aminotransferase class III-fold pyridoxal phosphate-dependent enzyme translates to MSSPLIDATLASSRTPNAADLMAADSRHVIHGFSPFGDRTPGPVFASGRGITLTDVDGQDWIDACAGQANVSLGYGRTDLADVVADALRELTFGTHFYQRRSHVGAARLAERLAEVTPAGLDQFVFMLGGSDAVDTAIKIARFANIAAGLPEKIHIIGRWNSYHGVTYGGASLTGDPAMWRNIGPRLEGFSHIDQPEADSVGAARLLEDEILRIGADKVAAFMAEPISTPNGIVVPPDDYWPQIREICDRYDILLISDEVLTGFGRTGRMFAVENWDLRPDILTMSKAITAGFFPLAVVAISAELRDRLSASDDAFVHGVTAGGHPAACAAALATLDIYERENVLAHCITAGQYLSTRLHALADAYPVLDKSSVRGIGMMHAVDLDADTVDPGYGAALHAEFIRQRVFVRTYRNNQTIGLLPSLTLSTEDVDAITGRMAAALDVTRP